In Microbacterium sp. No. 7, the genomic window ATAGCGGCGAAGCTCGCCGACAGATAGCCACTCTCGGAGCGGTGCGCGTTGTAGTTCTGATACGTCTAGTGATGAATCAAGAGAGGAGCGCCCGCGCGCTTTCGTCCCGAGGTAGCGCACACTCTCGCGCGTGAAGGGGACGCGGCGGGGTCGCGTAGCTGTGCTCATGGGCTGTCGTCTCTCGCGGTGCCCCGTCGTCTGCCGTGACGGGGCCGGATGACGCCGACTGTACACGCTGGCGGAAGAGGCGGCGAGTGCGAGAATGCCCGGTCAGCGTTCGTTTCCAGAAACGAACCTAGCGCGGCAAGAGAATGCCCCCGGCGCTATGTGCCTGGCAGGGCGCGCCGGGGGCGAGAGGCGATGACGATCAACCGAGCGACACGGTACACGCTCCCGGCGAGGCTTGCTCGACACGGGGGCAATCGGGCACACGTTACCGCCACGGGGCACACGTGACCGCTACGACCGGTGCATATATAGAGGCACACGTGACCGCTACGGATCTAGGTACGCCATTTCAGTGCGACTGTGGCGGCGGTCGCCTTCGCGGGACTGCTCGTCGTGATCATGCGCAGCGACGAGGTGCGCGAGATCCTCACCGATCTCGTGCGCCGCGCGCTCACGGTCGCATGAGGCTCATCCGCGACGAGCGGGGCACGGCGGCGGCGGAGTTCGCCGTCGTCGTGCCCGCGGCGGTGCTCGTCGTGGCGCTCGCCGCCGGCACGCTGCAGGCGGTGAGCCGCCAGGTGCGACTGGAGCAGGGCGCCGCGCAGGCCGCGCGGCTCGCGGGCCGCGGCGAGGACCCCGGCCGCATCGGGGCGAGCCTCGGCGTGACCGGCGCGTCGGTCGTCGTGCGCGGCGACGGCGACCTCGTCTGCGCGGAGGCGACGGCGCCCGCGGGCGTCCCGCTGCCGCTGCCGCCGCTCACGGCGTCGTCCTGCGCTCTGGCGGGAGGCCGCTGATGGCGGGCACGGCGGTCGCCGCGGGCGTTCTCGCGGCGACCGCCGTCTTCGCTGCCGGCGTCGCGACGGCCGGGGCCGCCTCGGTGCGCAGCGTGCAGGTGGCCGGCGTCGCCGATGCCGCCGCGCTCGCCGCCGCCGACGCGGCGTCGGGCGCGGTGCCGGGCGTGCCGTGCGAGCGGGCCGGGCAGCTCGCCGCGCGGGGTGGGGCCACGCTCGTCGCGTGCGAGGTCGACGGCCTCGTCGCGGTCGTCGAGGTGTCGGCGCCGTTCGGCGTGTTCGCCGCCTCGGCGCGCGCTCGCGCAGGGCCGCCGTCGGCGGCGCGGTGAGGCCGGCCACGACCGTTCGGCGGCGCGATCGAGGCCCGCCACCACTGCTCGGCGGTGGGTGGGCCTCGGCGACCAGCCGTCGGCGCGGTGAGGCCGGCGCTCCTCGGCGCGCCCGCTCAGCGCCGCGGGCCGTGCTCGAGCCGGTGCAGCGCGCGCTCGGCGGCGTTCGCCCCCGAGCAGCCGTGGATGCCGGGCCCGGGCGGCGTGGCCGCGGAGCACAGGTACGCGCCGGGCGCGCCCGTGTCGTACGGGAACGGCGTGATGCGCGGCCCGAGCAGGAACGGCAGCGGCAGCTTCGCGCCCGTGAGGATGTCGCCGCCCCGGAAGTTGGGGTTGGCGCGCGACATCTCCGTGGCCGACTGCACGCGCAGCGCCACGATGCGGTCGCGGAAGCCGGGCGCGAACCGCTCGATCTGCGCGACGATCGCATCGGTCGCGTCGCCCTGGAACCCGGTGGGGACGTGCGCGTAGGCGTAGACGGGCTTGACGTCGCCGGCCGCTCGCGAGGGGTCGGCGACGAACTGCTGCCCGACGAGCACGAACGGCCGCTCGGGCATGATGCCGCGGGCGGTGTCGCGCTCGGTCGCCACGATCTCGCGCGCCGAGCCGCCCAGGTGCACCGTGCCGGCCGTGCCGACGGCGGGATGGGTCCAGGGGATGCCGCCCTCCACGGCGAGGTCGACCTTGAACGCCGCGGGGCCCGAGCGGAAGCGGCGGTAGGCGGCGCGCGTCCGCCGCGGCAGACGGTCGCCGAGGATCTGTGCGACGGCCCGCGGGTGCAGGTCGTACATCGCGACGTCGTGGCGGGGGAGCTGCCGCTCCGCCCCGATGTGCACGCCCGTCTCGAACCGCACGCCCAGCTCGCGCAGACCCGCGACGATCGCGTTCGTCAGCACCCCCGTGCCGCCTTCGACGACGGGCCATCCCACCGCGTGGCCGGCCGAGAGGATGCCCGCGCCGATGCCGCCGACGAGCGGCAGGCGGAGGTCGGTGATCGCGTGCGCCGCCACGCCGGCATACAGGGCGCGGCCCTGCTCCGTGCGCAGCGCGCTGGCCACGAGCGCGGGCGGCGGCCCCGCGACCGCGCCGAACCGGGCGAACAGCACGGGGTGGGCCGGCCAGCGCAGCGTCGGCCGGAAGATCATCTCGGCGAGGTCGTCGAAGCGGCGGGACGGCGCGCCGAACATCGCCCTCCAGAGCCGGCCGTCGGCGCCGAGGCCCCGCGCCGTGACGTCGAGGTCCTGCGCCAGGAGCCCCGCGGTGCCGTCGTCGAGGGGATGCGCGGCGTCGAGGGGAGCCCGCGCCCAGCGCACGCCCCGCTCCTCGAGCCGCCACGACGCGATATAGTCTGATGCCGCCGCCATGGGGTGCACCGCGGCGCAGTGGTCCTGGATCAGCCCTTCGAGCGGGCCCTCGACGGATCGTGCGCCGCCGCCGAGCTCGTCGGCGGCCTCGAACACGGTGACCTCCAGCCCCGCGCGGGCCAGCACGGTCGCCGCCGCGAGGCCGTTGGGTCCGCTGCCGACGACGACGGCGCGGGTCATGGCTCTCCCTGTGCGTTCTGCGGAACGGGCATGCGCCTTAACCTATCGCCGGCGGCTCTCAGCCTTCGCACCCGCTCGCGGTGTGTAGGGTGTGCAACGAAGAAAGGACGCCACGTGGCAGACCGCAAAGCGCTCGGGGGCAAGAAGCTCGTCATCGTCGAGTCGCCGACCAAGATGAGGTCGATCCAGGGATACCTGGGCGACGGATATCAGGTGCTCAGCTCGGTCGGACACATTCGCGACCTCGCGGACAAGAAGGACATCCCCGCCGATCTCAAGAAGACGTCGGTGGGCAAGTACTCGATCGACATCGAGAACGGCTTCACTCCGCTCTACGTCGAGAGCGAGCGCGGCAAGAAGACCGTCGCCGAGCTCAAGCGCGCGCTGAAGGACGCCGACGAGCTCCTGCTCGCCACCGATGAGGACCGCGAGGGCGAGGCCATCGCGTGGCACCTGCTGCAGGCGCTGAAGCCGAAGGTCCCCGTCAAGCGCATGGTGTTCCACGAGATCACCAAGGAGGCCATCCAGGCCGCCGTCGAGCACACCCGCGACCTCGACGTCGCGCTCGTCGACGCGCAGGAGACCCGCCGCATCCTCGACCGCCTCTACGGCTGGGACGTCTCCGACGTGACCCGTCGCAAGGTCGGCCAGGGCACGTCGGCCGGCCGCGTGCAGTCGGCCGCGACGCGCCTCGTCGTCGACCGCGAGCGCGAGCGGATGGCGTTCGTCTCCGCCTCGTACTGGGACATCGTCGCGAACGCGACGCCGCGCGACGGCGCCCCGCAGCCGTTCTCGACGCGCCTCGCGCGCCTCGACGGCGCGCCGCTGGCCCGCGGCACCGACTTCGACGACACCGGCGCCCTCAAGAAGGCCGTCGTCGTGCTCAGCGAGGACGACGCCCGCGCGCTCGGCGCCGCGATCGAGGCGGCGGGCATCGCGACGGTCGCCTCGATCGAGGCGAAGCCGGGCACCCGCAGCCCCAAGCCGCCCTTCACGACCTCCACGATGCAGCAGGAGGCCGGGCGCAAGCTCTCGATGAGCGCGAAGCACGCGATGGGCGTGGCGCAGCGTCTCTATGAGAAGGGGTACATCACCTATATGCGCACCGACTCGATCGCGCTGTCGGCGCAGGCGGTCGCGGCGGCGCGCGCGCAGGCGGTCGCGCTCTACGGCGACCGTGCTGTGCCGGCAAGCCCCCGCACGTACAAGAGCAAGAGCAAGAACGCGCAGGAGGCGCACGAGGCGATCCGCCCCTCGGGCGAGGAGTTCCGCCGGCCCGCCGACGTGGCATCCGGCCTCGATCGCGACGAGCAGCGGCTGTACGAGCTCATCTGGAAGCGCACGATCGCCTCGCAGATGTCCGACGCCGCCTACGAGACCACGACGGTCGTGCTGGAGATCGACGCCGACGGACGCACCGCGTCGTTCACCGCCTCGGGCACCGTCTACACCTTCAAGGGCTTCCTGGAGGCCTACGAGGAGGGGCGCGACGAGCGTCGCGGCGACGCCGACTCGAGCGACGACCAGTCGCTGCCGCAGCTCGCGGTCGGTCAGCAGGTCGGCCTCACCGAGATCGAGCCCAAGGGGCACGCGACCACGCCGAAGCCCCGCTACACCGAGGCGAGCCTCGTCAAGGCGCTGGAGGAGAAGGGCATCGGGCGTCCCTCGACGTTCGCGAGCATCATCGACGTCATCCTCGAGCGCGGGTACGTGACCAAGCGCGGGCAGGCGCTCGTGCCGAGCTGGCTCGCCTTCTCGGTCGTCCGCCTGCTCGAGCAGCACTTCACCGATCTCGTCGACTACGACTTCACCGCCGCGCTCGAAGACGACCTCGACGCGATCGCCCGCGGCGAGCAGCAGCGCGTCGCGTGGCTCAACGAGTTCTACTTCGGCTCCGACCGGCACGTCGGCCTGCGCAACATCGTCGACAACCTCGGCGAGATCGACGCGCGGGCGATCAACTCGACGCCCATCGGCGACGTCGCGACGCTGCGCTTCGGGCGCTACGGACCCTACCTCGACGTGCCCGGCGAGGAGGAGGGCAGCTCGCGCATCGTCAACGTGCCCCCCGACCTCGCCCCCGACGAGCTCACCCCCGAGAAGGCGCGCGAGCTCATCGAGGCCCCGGTCGCGGGCGACCGCGTGCTGGGCGTGCACCCCGAGACGGGCAGGACGATCGTCGTCAAGGACGGCCGCTTCGGCCCCTACGTGCAGGAGCTCGTGCCCGAGCCCGAGGAGCCCGCGGAGCCGCCCAAGCGCGGCGCGAAGAAGGCCGTCGCGCCCAAGCCGCGCACGGCGTCGCTGTTCACGTCGATGTCGGTCGACACGATCGACCTCGATCAGGCGGTGCGGCTGCTGTCGCTGCCGCGCGTGGTCGGCGTCGACCCCGAGACGGACACCGAGATCACCGCGCAGAACGGACGCTACGGGCCGTACCTGAAGAAGGGCACCGACTCGCGCACGCTGCAGAGCGAGCAGCAGCTGCTCGACATCACCCTCGAGGAGGCGCTCGCGATCTACGCGCAGCCCAAGTACGGGGCGCGGGCGGCGTCGAGCGCGCTCAAGGAGTTCGACGCCGATCCGGTCAGCGGCAAGCCGATCAAGGTGAAGGACGGC contains:
- a CDS encoding phytoene desaturase family protein, which translates into the protein MTRAVVVGSGPNGLAAATVLARAGLEVTVFEAADELGGGARSVEGPLEGLIQDHCAAVHPMAAASDYIASWRLEERGVRWARAPLDAAHPLDDGTAGLLAQDLDVTARGLGADGRLWRAMFGAPSRRFDDLAEMIFRPTLRWPAHPVLFARFGAVAGPPPALVASALRTEQGRALYAGVAAHAITDLRLPLVGGIGAGILSAGHAVGWPVVEGGTGVLTNAIVAGLRELGVRFETGVHIGAERQLPRHDVAMYDLHPRAVAQILGDRLPRRTRAAYRRFRSGPAAFKVDLAVEGGIPWTHPAVGTAGTVHLGGSAREIVATERDTARGIMPERPFVLVGQQFVADPSRAAGDVKPVYAYAHVPTGFQGDATDAIVAQIERFAPGFRDRIVALRVQSATEMSRANPNFRGGDILTGAKLPLPFLLGPRITPFPYDTGAPGAYLCSAATPPGPGIHGCSGANAAERALHRLEHGPRR
- the topA gene encoding type I DNA topoisomerase — translated: MADRKALGGKKLVIVESPTKMRSIQGYLGDGYQVLSSVGHIRDLADKKDIPADLKKTSVGKYSIDIENGFTPLYVESERGKKTVAELKRALKDADELLLATDEDREGEAIAWHLLQALKPKVPVKRMVFHEITKEAIQAAVEHTRDLDVALVDAQETRRILDRLYGWDVSDVTRRKVGQGTSAGRVQSAATRLVVDRERERMAFVSASYWDIVANATPRDGAPQPFSTRLARLDGAPLARGTDFDDTGALKKAVVVLSEDDARALGAAIEAAGIATVASIEAKPGTRSPKPPFTTSTMQQEAGRKLSMSAKHAMGVAQRLYEKGYITYMRTDSIALSAQAVAAARAQAVALYGDRAVPASPRTYKSKSKNAQEAHEAIRPSGEEFRRPADVASGLDRDEQRLYELIWKRTIASQMSDAAYETTTVVLEIDADGRTASFTASGTVYTFKGFLEAYEEGRDERRGDADSSDDQSLPQLAVGQQVGLTEIEPKGHATTPKPRYTEASLVKALEEKGIGRPSTFASIIDVILERGYVTKRGQALVPSWLAFSVVRLLEQHFTDLVDYDFTAALEDDLDAIARGEQQRVAWLNEFYFGSDRHVGLRNIVDNLGEIDARAINSTPIGDVATLRFGRYGPYLDVPGEEEGSSRIVNVPPDLAPDELTPEKARELIEAPVAGDRVLGVHPETGRTIVVKDGRFGPYVQELVPEPEEPAEPPKRGAKKAVAPKPRTASLFTSMSVDTIDLDQAVRLLSLPRVVGVDPETDTEITAQNGRYGPYLKKGTDSRTLQSEQQLLDITLEEALAIYAQPKYGARAASSALKEFDADPVSGKPIKVKDGRFGPYVTDGTTNVTIPRGQTPDDITFEIAVQMLADKRAKGPAPKRTTTRRTTTRKTPAKK
- a CDS encoding TadE family type IV pilus minor pilin, whose amino-acid sequence is MRLIRDERGTAAAEFAVVVPAAVLVVALAAGTLQAVSRQVRLEQGAAQAARLAGRGEDPGRIGASLGVTGASVVVRGDGDLVCAEATAPAGVPLPLPPLTASSCALAGGR